The genomic stretch GTCAGATTCTTCATTAGAACCTCTGAATCTTAAAAGAAAAGCATTAACATTAGCTTCTCCTTCAAGCTCCTGAATATTAACAGTTTCAGCTCCAAAGTTATTGTATAAAGCTCTTATTTCAGCAATATTTATAACTTCAGGATTATTTATCTGTACCTTTAATTCCACACCGCCTGCAAAGTCAATACCCATATTAAAACTATTAGTGCTTAGCTTGCTTACAAATAAACCAATAGAGGCTATAAACAATACAGCAGATATAACAGCAGCAATAGGCATAAATTTAACAAAAGGTATTTTATTTTTTGTTAAATCATTATTTTCTTTTTTATCATTTTCTTTTTTAATGTCTTCACTCATTATAAAATCCTATTTATTTTAAGCAATTATATATAAATAATTTTTATTCTTTTTATCTTTATATATAAAGAATTATATAAAGAAGAATCCTGCTTTCTTAACCATTTTTGTGCGTATAAGCTCTTCGTATATATATCTGGTAATGAATACAGCAGTAAATAAGTTTATCAATATACCAAAGAATAAGGTAATAGCAAACCCTTGTACCGGACCGCTTCCGAATATCCAAAGTATTAAAGCTACAATAATAGTTGTAATGTTGGAGTCAAATATTGTAGCAAATGCTCTGTCATAACCAGATATAATAGCATCAGCAACATTAGATTTTACTTTTAATTCATCTTTTATACGTTCAAATATAATAACATTAGCATCAACCGCCATACCTATAGTAAGGATAAGTCCGGCTATACCCGGTAATGTTAAAGTAAATCTTAATGGTGATAATACCGCTATAATAAGTATAACATTTACAATCATTGCTATAGTAGCTAAAACTCCGGAAAGTCTGTAAACAGCTATCATAAATACAGCAACTAAAATAGCAGCCATGAGTAAAGCAGTAGCTCCAGCTTTAACAGAGTCAGCACCAATAGACTGCCCCACAACCTCTTCTTCTACTATACTTACATTAAGCGGCAAAGCACCTTCTTTTAATATTCTAGCCAAGTCCTGAGCTTCTTCTAAAGTAAATCTTCCAGTAATAACGCCTCTTCCGCCTCTAATTTCATCATTGATATTAGGAGCACTTATCACTTTATCATCTAATACTATAGCGAGCATTCTATCTATATTTTGAGCTGTAACTAAAGCAAACTGTTCTGCCCCTTCATTATTAAGTTCAAACTCAACAGTGACCTCTCCGAATTGTCCGCCTCCTACTTGGGCATTAACCAAAGAACTTCCCTCAAGAGAAGGCTCTTTATTAACTATAACAGGGGCTCCTCTTATTCTTCTGCCGAAATCATCTTTTTCGCTGTAGAAATAAAGAAGCTTTCCATATTCAGGTACTTTAGCCATATTTGTAAATACACCCATAAGCATATCATTGGTAGTTAAAGCAGCAGTAGCCCGTTCATCTACCAAATTAAATGTTAAAGCTCCCTGACTTAATACTACGCTTTTTATTCTGTCTGGGTCTCTGGCACCCGGAAGTTCAACAACCACTCTGTCTTCGCCCTGTTTTCTTATGCCTACCTCACTTACTCCAAATTGATCAATTCTTCCTCTAAGTCTTGATATAAGTCTGTCCATAGCATCATTTTTTTCTTCAGCTGTAAGAGAAGAAGCATTTCTATCTAGTCTTGCAGCATATTCTTCAAAATCTGCCTGAAGTACTATTCTTATACCGCCTTGCAAATCCAAGCCCATATTTACAGATTCGCTTCTTAAGCGTTTAAGAGCTTGAATATCATCAATTTGTTCTTTAGTGTAGCCTTTAGCTATCATTTCATCTAAAGACAAATTGCTCTCTTCTTTTTTATCTTCAGATGTAAAAAAATACCATCTTACTGTAGGAGTAATAAACCAAGCCATTACGGCAAGTCCTATAATAATGAATGCTAGTCTTAAATTATGACTCATATTATATTGTCCTGTTATTATTAATTTTTATCAGTCTTTTTTATCTTCTGCCTGAGCTTTTTCTAAATCTTCTTTTATTTGATTTTTATCTTCTATAGCTTTTTTATCTTTTTTCTCTTCTTTTTTAGGAGGATTTAACATCTCTTCAGTAACAACAGCTGATATAGACGATTTTATTATTTCCATTTTAGTGTTTTCACCTACTTTTACTACAGCAATTCTTCCGCCTTCTTTATCTGATATATATTCAGCTATAATTCCGCCTGATACTATTATTTTATCTCCTTTTTTTAATTCAGCTATACTTTGAGCCAATTTTTTCTGCTGCTGTTTCTGCGGTCTTATTAGTAGGAAGTAGAAAATAGCAAATATAACAACCATCATACCGATGGATACTAATGGGCTTCCTCCTGCCTGTGCTCCTTGGGCAGTTTGTGCATATAATGTGGCTGTGAACATTCTTTAATTACCTCTTGATTTTTTAAAATTTTTTAATTATAACATATTAACAATATTTTATACTTATGTCAATATTTATTTTATAATAAAAATTGTTAGTTAATATACAGGCATTAAATATGCTAATGAATGTAAATGACTAACAATTTCTATTTTATATCTTAAATATTATTATTTTATTATCAAATCATCTATATTAACTTCAGTTTCTATCATATTATTATTTCTCATAAACTTCTCAGTTTTTTTCATAGAGTTTATATCATTATCAGTAATATCTATACTAAAGTCATACATAGTATACATCTCTTTTACAGCCTCATCGCTAAGTCCTGTTTCTTTTGCAGAAATTGCCATAGCATCATCATAATTATTTTCTATATAGCTTAAAACCTCTCTTTGAGCATTAATAAAATCATCTACCAATACTTTATTGCTATTGTAAAAACTTTCACTTACAGCAACTGCTATAGCGGCATCAACTAAACCTTCTCCTGTAGTTACAACATTGTAGCCGTCTTTTATCATATTATATGCAGAAGGACCAGCTAGCAAAGCCATATCAACAGAACCTCCCGCCAAAGCAGCCTGAGATTCTGGTATCCCCATTGATATAAACTCTACATCGCTTTCTTTTAATCCTAATGTATTTAAATATGCTGTCAAAAGTTCATGAAGTATAGTTCCTTTCGGACCTGCTATTTTTTTCCCTTTAACTTCATCTGCTGTTGTAAAAGATGTTCCATTTTGAGAAAATAATGTAAAAGCCTTTGGAGATCTGCTGTACATATTGATAATTTTTATATCAGCACCATTTGCTTTTGCTAATATTACTGAAGTAGCTCCTACGGCATATAAAAATTGAATATCGCCTGATGCTAATGCCTGAGTTTGTTCTGGGCCTGTTGTAAGTTCAGAATATGTTACAGGTATATTATATTTGCTGAATGTATTACTGAATATTGCTTTTTCTTTTTCAACTATTGATGGAACATTTAATGGTGATTTTACATATGTAATAGCTATTTTTTTAGCCGTAAAATTAGTTTGCGAATTATTTGAGTTGTTTGAAGATTTATTATTACAAGACAAAGTAAATAATAATAAAAATACTGTTATAATAGTTTTAAAAAAAATTTGTTTTTTCATTTTTATAACTCCTTAAAAAATTTTATATTTATTTGATTATCAGTTTTTATTTAATAGAAAACAAAATATCTTTTTTTATCTCTATAAACTCATTTGAAAGTATGTTTCTTTTATAAGGCTTATCAATTAAATTATATTCTTTTTTTATACTTCCATTTTCAAATATTATAATCTTACTTCCTAAAATAATTGCCTCATCAATACTATGTGTTACAAATATAATAGACTTTTTATTTTCTTTAAAAATATTAATAGTTTCATTCTGCAGAGTTTCTCTAGTAAAATAATCCAAGGAAGCAAAAGGCTCATCCATTAGTATAATATCTCCATCGTATGCTAAAGCTCTTGCAATAGACACTCTTTGCATCATACCTAAAGATAGTTCATAAGGATAAGCTTTATCAAAACCGTTTAATCCTATCATATTAATAAGTCTGTATATTTTATCTTTATATATATTTTTTTCTTTTTTGTTCATATAAAAAGCTATATTATCAAATACATTAAGCCAAGGCATAAGTCTTGCCTCTTGAAAGACTATCGATATTTTAGCATTGTTTTCTGCAATTACATTACCGCTGTCTGCTTTTTCTAATCCTAATAATAATCTTAAAAAAGTAGTTTTGCCGCATCCGCTTTTTCCTAATATTATTGTAATACCGTTATCTGCCGATTCAAAATTAACATTTTTTATAACATCAATTTTTCTATTATCAACTATAAATGATTTTGAAATATTTTTGGTTTTAATTTTCAATGTATACTCCTTTAGAATAAGGAAGCTTTTTGATAAGATAAGAAAATAAAATATCAAATATATACCCCAAAACACCTATTGTGATAATTCCAGCTATAACCTTATCAGACCTAGAAAGCTGCTGGGCATCTAGTATCATATAACCCAAACCACTGGAAGCTGCTATCATTTCAGCCCCTATTATAGCCCTAAAGCTATAACCAAGTCCTATTTTCATTCCTGCAAGTATGCTTGGCAAGGCACTAGGAAGCATTATTTTAAAAAATATTTTTAATTTTGTAAATCCTAGAGAGTATCCCACTTCTATAAGTTTTTTATCAACAGTACCTATAGATTGTCTTATATTTATAAATATAGGAAAAAAAGAGGCTAGTATTATAATTATTATTTTAGATTTTTCGCCTATTCCAAACCATAATATCAATATAGCTATCAAGCTTATAGGAGGTACATTTCTCATAAACTCTATTATATTTCTAAAATATTCAAATCTCTCAGGCTTTATACCAAGAATCATTCCAAATATAAAAGCAAAAACAAAAGCTATAGAAAAACCGATTATTACTCTCAAAAGGCTAACATATATATTTTTTATCAAATTGCCATTCATTATTTCTATATAAAAAGCTCTAATTACACGCTGAGGCGAAGGCAGAACATAGTTACTCCATATATGGCTTTCACTTGCTATAAACCAAAGTATTAAAATTAATACCAATATAATATTTTGTTTTATGATCTTCACACTATTATCAATTTGTAAATTATATATGTTATAAGAGGCTAACATATATAAATAATTTGTCAATACATCATATTTTTTATAAAATAAAACTTGATTTTTTATAATATAAAATATAAAATAATAACCTAAATAAGCGTAATGGTTCCTCTGGAGCCTTACTCCCCATCATAGGATGGGGTTTTTTATTTTTATGGATAAAGTTAATTTCTACATAGACGGATTTAATATATATCATGCCATTGATAGATTAAATAATAATAAGTTAAAATGGATAAACTATTATGATTTATGTAAGAGTTTATTAAAAGATAATGAGATAATAAATAAAGTATATTACTTTTCAGCATATGCTTTTTGGAAACCATATAGTCAAAATAATCATTATATATTTATACAAGCACTTAAATATTTTAATGTAGAAGTAGTTCTTGGTAATTTTAAAAAGAAAAGTAAAAATCTAATTATAAATGATAATAATGGTAATATAATAAAATATAATTATGAATATCATGAAGAAAAAGAAAGTGATGTAAATATAGCGATATATTTAGTAAGAGATGCATGTAAGAGAAATTGTGATAAAGCTATATTGTTATCTGGAGATAGTGATTTAGTACCTGCTATAAAAATGGCAAAAGAAGAGAATGCAGACTTAAAAGTAGGAGTTGTTGTTCCGCCTAATGTTCAGGCAAGCAGTTTAAAAAATATTTCTGATTTTGATATAAAATTATTAAAAATTGATATATCTTCTTTTTTACTTCCTAATTCTATTAAATTAGAAACGGGGCATACGATAACTTG from Brachyspira murdochii DSM 12563 encodes the following:
- the secD gene encoding protein translocase subunit SecD → MSHNLRLAFIIIGLAVMAWFITPTVRWYFFTSEDKKEESNLSLDEMIAKGYTKEQIDDIQALKRLRSESVNMGLDLQGGIRIVLQADFEEYAARLDRNASSLTAEEKNDAMDRLISRLRGRIDQFGVSEVGIRKQGEDRVVVELPGARDPDRIKSVVLSQGALTFNLVDERATAALTTNDMLMGVFTNMAKVPEYGKLLYFYSEKDDFGRRIRGAPVIVNKEPSLEGSSLVNAQVGGGQFGEVTVEFELNNEGAEQFALVTAQNIDRMLAIVLDDKVISAPNINDEIRGGRGVITGRFTLEEAQDLARILKEGALPLNVSIVEEEVVGQSIGADSVKAGATALLMAAILVAVFMIAVYRLSGVLATIAMIVNVILIIAVLSPLRFTLTLPGIAGLILTIGMAVDANVIIFERIKDELKVKSNVADAIISGYDRAFATIFDSNITTIIVALILWIFGSGPVQGFAITLFFGILINLFTAVFITRYIYEELIRTKMVKKAGFFFI
- the yajC gene encoding preprotein translocase subunit YajC, which translates into the protein MFTATLYAQTAQGAQAGGSPLVSIGMMVVIFAIFYFLLIRPQKQQQKKLAQSIAELKKGDKIIVSGGIIAEYISDKEGGRIAVVKVGENTKMEIIKSSISAVVTEEMLNPPKKEEKKDKKAIEDKNQIKEDLEKAQAEDKKD
- a CDS encoding ABC transporter substrate-binding protein, yielding MKKQIFFKTIITVFLLLFTLSCNNKSSNNSNNSQTNFTAKKIAITYVKSPLNVPSIVEKEKAIFSNTFSKYNIPVTYSELTTGPEQTQALASGDIQFLYAVGATSVILAKANGADIKIINMYSRSPKAFTLFSQNGTSFTTADEVKGKKIAGPKGTILHELLTAYLNTLGLKESDVEFISMGIPESQAALAGGSVDMALLAGPSAYNMIKDGYNVVTTGEGLVDAAIAVAVSESFYNSNKVLVDDFINAQREVLSYIENNYDDAMAISAKETGLSDEAVKEMYTMYDFSIDITDNDINSMKKTEKFMRNNNMIETEVNIDDLIIK
- a CDS encoding ABC transporter ATP-binding protein, producing the protein MKIKTKNISKSFIVDNRKIDVIKNVNFESADNGITIILGKSGCGKTTFLRLLLGLEKADSGNVIAENNAKISIVFQEARLMPWLNVFDNIAFYMNKKEKNIYKDKIYRLINMIGLNGFDKAYPYELSLGMMQRVSIARALAYDGDIILMDEPFASLDYFTRETLQNETINIFKENKKSIIFVTHSIDEAIILGSKIIIFENGSIKKEYNLIDKPYKRNILSNEFIEIKKDILFSIK
- a CDS encoding ABC transporter permease; the protein is MKIIKQNIILVLILILWFIASESHIWSNYVLPSPQRVIRAFYIEIMNGNLIKNIYVSLLRVIIGFSIAFVFAFIFGMILGIKPERFEYFRNIIEFMRNVPPISLIAILILWFGIGEKSKIIIIILASFFPIFINIRQSIGTVDKKLIEVGYSLGFTKLKIFFKIMLPSALPSILAGMKIGLGYSFRAIIGAEMIAASSGLGYMILDAQQLSRSDKVIAGIITIGVLGYIFDILFSYLIKKLPYSKGVYIEN
- a CDS encoding NYN domain-containing protein, which translates into the protein MDKVNFYIDGFNIYHAIDRLNNNKLKWINYYDLCKSLLKDNEIINKVYYFSAYAFWKPYSQNNHYIFIQALKYFNVEVVLGNFKKKSKNLIINDNNGNIIKYNYEYHEEKESDVNIAIYLVRDACKRNCDKAILLSGDSDLVPAIKMAKEENADLKVGVVVPPNVQASSLKNISDFDIKLLKIDISSFLLPNSIKLETGHTITCPKDWQ